The Streptomyces sp. ALI-76-A nucleotide sequence CCTCCAGGCGCTCACGGCGTTCGGTGAGTTCGTTGAAGGCGGCGGCCAGGATGCCGGTCTCGTCCCGGGTGGTGACGGGAACGCGCACATGCAGCTCCGGCGGCTGCTGGGCCGCCTCGGTGAGCGCGCGCAGGGGCCGCACGAGCCGGGTGGCGACCAGCGCGGTCACGGCGACGGTGACGGCGAGGACCAGCCCGGCGGCCCCGACGATCTTGGTCTTGTTGCCCGGGGACATGTCGAACCGCACGGCGGGGGTGTCCCCGTCGCCGCCGAGGAACAGCTGGGCGGCGGGGGCGACGTACGGGTCGAGCTGGGCGCGGCGGGCGTCGTCGACGCAGGCCTGGGCCGTGCGCATGGCCTTGCCCGCCTGCTTGGCGAACCCGGGCGCGGCACTCGGCTGCCGGGCGGCGGAGTCGGTGAGGTCCACTCCGATCGACAGCGGCGTGCCGGGGTCCAGGCCCGCCCGGGTCAGACAGCCGCGGGCGCGTGCCTGCAGGACGCTCAGCGCCTTCTGCTCCGTGGGAACCGGCGTGTTCAGCAGGCCGTCGGCGCACTCGTCGGGCACATAGCCGGAGCCGGCGGTGGCGTCCGCCTCGGTGAGGACCGGGCGGCCGCTCGGGGCCCGGGTGAGGCGCAGTTCGATGCCGTGGCGTTCGAAGCAGTCCTGGCGTGCCCGGGCCAGGACGTCGAGCTTGGCGCGTTCCGCCGCGGTGATCCGGTAGGGGCCCACCACCCGGGGGTCCGTGCCGCCGAGCTGGGCGCCGCGCTCGGTGAAGGTGTCGGTGCGCAGGGGGTCGACGGTGGCCGCGGCGGTCAGCGGCAGGGCGGTGCCGGGCGGCGCGGAGTCGGCGATGACCGTGCGGTCCGCCCCGGTCAGCGCGATGCGCCGGCCCGTCCTCGCGGACAGGTCCCGTACGGTCCGCTGGACGCCCTTCCAGTCGGGGTGGGTCGCGGCGTGGCCGCTGAGCCGGGCGAGGACGTCCATGTCGTCGGCGAGGACCTGGCCCTGCTCCTCCCGAAGGGCGCGGGTGGTGGTCTCCACCGCCAGCCAGGCGGTCGCCGCGACGGAGCACACGGCGATGAGGCCGGAGGTGATGAGCAGCCGGACGAGCAGGCGCTTGTGCAGGGGTATCCAGCCGCTCATCCGCGCCCGCCGCTGAGCTTGTAGCCGACCCCGAAGACGGTCAGCAGCCGGGTCGGCCGGCGCGGGTCCTCCTCTATCTTGCGGCGCAGGTTCATCACGTGGACGTCGACGGCCCGTTCGGTGGAGGCCCGGTCGGTGCCCCGGGTGACCTCCAGCAACTGCCGCCGGGAGAACACCCGTTCCGGCTCACCGGCCATCGCCAGCAGGATCTCGAACTCGGCCGGTGTGCACTCCACGGGCGTTCCGTCGCAGCGCACCTCGTGCCGCACCGGGTCGACCGTGACACCCCCGGCCCGTACGGCGAGGTCCTCGCGCCGGTCGGGCGCGCGCCCGCTGCGCCGCAGCACGGTACGGATGCGGGCCATCAGCTCGCGCGGGCTGTACGGCTTGGTCATGTAGTCGTCGGCGC carries:
- a CDS encoding response regulator transcription factor is translated as MCAHVLVAEDDEMQAELIRRSLLAEGHTATVVHDGRAALDAAHRLRPDLVVLDLMLPVIDGFGVCRVLRRDDDIPVLMLTARTAEDDVLLGLELGADDYMTKPYSPRELMARIRTVLRRSGRAPDRREDLAVRAGGVTVDPVRHEVRCDGTPVECTPAEFEILLAMAGEPERVFSRRQLLEVTRGTDRASTERAVDVHVMNLRRKIEEDPRRPTRLLTVFGVGYKLSGGRG
- a CDS encoding HAMP domain-containing sensor histidine kinase translates to MSGWIPLHKRLLVRLLITSGLIAVCSVAATAWLAVETTTRALREEQGQVLADDMDVLARLSGHAATHPDWKGVQRTVRDLSARTGRRIALTGADRTVIADSAPPGTALPLTAAATVDPLRTDTFTERGAQLGGTDPRVVGPYRITAAERAKLDVLARARQDCFERHGIELRLTRAPSGRPVLTEADATAGSGYVPDECADGLLNTPVPTEQKALSVLQARARGCLTRAGLDPGTPLSIGVDLTDSAARQPSAAPGFAKQAGKAMRTAQACVDDARRAQLDPYVAPAAQLFLGGDGDTPAVRFDMSPGNKTKIVGAAGLVLAVTVAVTALVATRLVRPLRALTEAAQQPPELHVRVPVTTRDETGILAAAFNELTERRERLEAQRKAMVSDIAHELRTPLTNIRGWLEVTRDGLVDPDPALLGALHDEALVLQRVIEDLRDLADADAGTLRLHREPVACDDLLDQVAAAHRVAADAAGVRLRTTVDGRPWLDADPVRLRQALGNLVSNALRHTPADGTVTLSARRAGDTVLLEVGDTGTGIAADDLPRVFERFWRAEKSRSRRTGGSGLGLPIVRHLVAAHGGTVDVTSEPGAGSVFTLRLPGAPARQGPV